ACAATATTCGCCCGTTGTTTTTTGTCGAAGCGTTCCAGGCCGGGAAGACGCCCCTGGGCCACACCGCCCCCCCAATAGGCAAGTTCGATATCAGGGCTGGAATTCACATCCTTGAATTCAAAGCGTCCCTCTGCATTGGTTGTCGCAGACAGGAACTGCGACACCTGGGCGTTCGATTTGAGTTGCCCGTTCTGGACCATCGCCCAGTTGAAGGGAAATTCATTCCGCCCTCCCGTTCGTCGCTTACTCGCGGCGATCAGACGCAGCTGGACTCCGGGGACTGGTTTTCCATCCGCGTTGACCACTTTGCCCGCGAATGTGTGCAGCATTGCAGGATCGACCGGAGTCAGGCGGTACTCTTCCACCTTCGCGTCAGATTCCGCACGCGCCAGAACGCGCACGTGGACCTCTTTCTGATAGCCTTCTGCTTGAATTGTCACTTGCAGCGGCATTCCCTGCACGAACTTTCGTAGTTCGAAATCCCCCCTGGCGTTGACAATCCGTTCCCCGTTCATCACACGTACCCCGCTCAAAGTTCCCTGGGGGTCACTCGGCCTGCGCTCAGGTGAGAAGGTGATCTGTACCTTGAAGTCAGTGACCGGTTTACCAGATTGCGCGTCGACGACTTTGCCGCGAAGGATGCCTTCTGATTTCATTGTCACCACAAGTGGCTTGTTCTGGTCCGCCGGAAAATCCCGGTCAGAGATCGTGGAATAGCCTGATAAATTGAATGTCAGCGGTGCCACCTTCGAGAGCGAATCGAGTGTGAATTCTCCTTGTGCATCGGTTTTGGTAGCACGCCGCAAATGAAGATCATGACCATCCGGACCCGCATAGGAAACTGAGACTCCTGAAAGTGGCTTACCATCAGGACCGATCACTTTTCCTGTAATCATTCGCCCGAGTTTCATGGTGATATCATACGTGGCTGGCGATTTTTGAGTGCCTGGTGTGACCTGGAGTTTTAGGGGGGCGAAGCCATCTGCCTGCACATACACCCTGTATCGTCCAAGGGAATGATAGAGGTCATCCAACTGGTACTTCCCTTTGGCATCGGTGGTTGTTTTACGTGTTTGATCAGACGATTGTCCCATATTGACGAGTCTGGCACCGGTAATGGGGTTTCCTTCAGAATCCGTAATCGTCCCGCGGATTGAGCCCCCTGTCTTTCGTTTGGGAAGCGTGATGTCGTACTTGCGTTCTCCCATCGGGCGGGCAATTGTTTCCACCTTGGGGGAGATCCTGGCATAGCCGTCCTTGCGGACTAACAAATTCAGCCCCTGCAGGGGCAAAGATTCAATGCGGTATTGCCCTTTCGCGTCGGTCTTCGTGTACCCACCGGCACGATTCGTGTGGTCGCCTGGTACTCGCGCGCTGATGCCAGCGCCTGGTACCGGACTCCCTGTTTCATCGCGAACTGTTCCATACAAGGTAAATCCCGGCTTCAGTTTTACTGTGACTCGAGTGGTATCCTGCCCCGCCAGATTAATCGTCTGTGTGTTTTTCTCGAAGCCTTTCGCCAGGACTTCAAATGTCCATTCTTCAGGAGTTAAGCCGTTAACCACAGCCGTACCTTCAGCATTGGTTGGGTGGTCACGCTGCAGATCGAACCAGGGAAAATGAACGCGTGCATCGGGAACGGGGCGACCATCCGATTCTTTCAGAACCTGCACTTCCAAGGTGGACGCAGGAGTCAATTTTAATTCGACCTCATCCCCCGAATTGACCCGCTGCCCTTTAAAACGCTGCTGGCGTGAAGCCATCTTTTTCCAGTAGGCTGCGATGCGGTGGTTCCCCGGCAAAACCTGATCGAAATGAAACTTGCCCTGGTCATCGGTGCGAGTCGTTCGGTGATCGTAGTTGCTTTTTGATTTGTCGTAGGTCATCAAGCGGACCTCGGCATTCTTTACCGGCTGGTTCGCAGGCGTCAGAACCGTGCCTGTAACCTGCTGTTTAGCCTGCTGGGATGGCGCTTTCTCTTCGGCGAGCGCCTGGGCAGTCGAAGCAATGGTCAGCCCCGCTGTGACGATGGATATTCCCGCGATCAAGAACAGTAACATAGTTGACGCTTTGAGGCCGATACGCTGTGAAAGTGGCCGCGACGTATCGATAACTCGTTCGATTCGATCTTCGATCTCGGCCTTGCGGGCCATACTGACACCCAACTGCTGAAAACGGCGACCGGCTGAAGTAACACGGCTGGACATTTCCAGCAGAATACGAGCGTAATCAGTGCGTTCACCTGAAGTGCTAATGACGGCGTCGTCACAAGCATGTTCTGCCAGATCAGAAAGGGTTCGCTGCAGTTTCCAGGAAACCGGATGAAACCAGTAAAAGATGGTGCCTATAGCTGCAAGGAACGAAACGAGCGGGTCGTGCCGGCGAATGTGTTCTGCTTCGTGAGAGAGTACCATGGCTAACAGTGATCGGTCCCATGTTTCCCAGTCTTCCAGGAGAATAATGGTAGAGTTGACAATTCCCTGACACAGGGGAACACTGACTTCGGCAGACTGTACCACCTGCGCGCTGGCTACCAGATGCTGCACCTCTTCCGGTAACTTCACCGGCTGACTGCGTCGAACCAGTCGTAGACAATACCCGATGGAACAGGCCAGACGTATCGCCAGTGCCGTACTGACTGTCAGATAGATCACAGTGAGGATAACCACAAGAAGATCGAACCCTGACGGCAATAAGGATGCTGTCACTGTTCTGGTTTGAGGTTGTACTGCCTGAGTCAACGTATCGGAAGATTGCCTCACTTCCCTGGGATATGAAGACGGCTGAAGAGAGACTGGGGCGGTCGGGCTGGGCTGGAGTTCGGATGTTGGAACTGCCAGGGATCTAGTATTTACGTGGGATTTGATCGGTGTTGTTGTGGCGGGAGGATTTGGAATAGGCTCAGACGGTAGAGGAAAAGAAGTTTCAGTCGAAGCAGTCCAAGCCAGCAACGGGAGTCCGGGAACAGGGATAGCAGGTGCCAGCACCGAAAGGAAAGGCATCACCAGCATGGCCCCCAGGCAGAACAACCAAGCCCGATGACGCCAGGTCGCACTTTGAACCCGTCCGACGGCAAGCCCGACCCAGACGAATGCTGCCAGCAGTACTACTTTGATTGAGAGAGTCAAAAGCAGCCCCGAGAGCCACCACGCATATTCGATGAAGTTAGACGAGATCATGGTCTGTTCTCCTCATTTCGGGTCCGACTTTTCCGGACGCCTGGGGCTGGTGTGCTTTTCCTGTTGCGCGATCTTCGCAGCCAGTTCCTCCAGTTTCTCTGGAGAAATGACCTCTCGATCGACCATGCCAACCAATAGGGCTTCGATTGACCCGCCGCAAAAGCGTTCAATGATCGAGCGAACCGCGTCGGCCGCGACGTTTTGCGACCGCTCCCTGGGAGCGTAGATATAAGTGCGGCCATCAATGCGATGGCTGACATATCCCTTTTTTTCAAGGCGACGCAGAATCGTTCGCACAGTCGAGTCTTTCAGAGTCTGACTCGATTCGAGTTGCTGGCGTACCTGATCAGCGGTTGCTTCCTGGAGGTTCCAGACAATCGACATGACCTTGTTTTCCAGGTCGCTCAGCGGTGGTTTTTCTTTCGAGGACATCAGGGGCTCCATATGCTACAACATGTAACATATGCAGTTTTAACGTTACACTTTGTAACTGTCAACTAAATTCCAGCCCTGAAATGAAACTTTCGGACGAATCAGACTACTGCTGGCTGAAGGTCTGATCCCGCAAGCTGGCATCGCCGCTGTCATCACGGACGCTCTTGAGTGCTCCTGTCAGGAGGAATCCATCAATCTTGGATTGCGCGGCTGCGAGTTGGGATTGTGCGTCCACAAATTTAAGATTGGTATCAAAGAATGTTTTCCGGGCCAGCAGAATCTGCACAAAACCAACCTCTCCTGCCTGATATGCCTGATTCGCGATATCCAGCGACTCTTTGGCACTGGGAAGAATGTTAGTCGAATACAAATCAATAGCTGCGGTGGCTGTATCATACTCCCTGGAAACGACTGCCAAGCGTTCTTCAATGGCGTTTTTAATCCGCAGGGCCTCCATCTGAGCTCGACAGATTTCTGCCTGTGCCGCACTGATATTCCCCTGGTTTTTATTACTGATCGGCAAAGGCACACCAACCTGCAGATTCAGCATTCCTGAGTTAGTCCCATAGTCAACTCCTGCTCCTAACAGTGCCGTCATGTTGGGAATTGGCTGAACTTCCTGCCGCTCCAAGCCGGCAAAGGCTCGGGAAATGCGATCGTGCGCGGCGGCGTACTCCGGGCTGGAAGTGACGATATGGGTAGCAAGCCCTTCCCAGTCAACCACATCGATTTTTGTAGGAAGAGTTCCCTCTAGTTTTGTGTATTCCAACTCGGGAATGCCTGAGATCGCGGCAATTTCTCTCCAGACTGCAGCGAGTTTTGCCCTGGTCTGTCGCTGCGTCAGATGAACTTCACTTTTTAGGATCTTCGACTGCAGCACATCCACCCGAGTCCCTTCTCCGGCTTCCCTGCGTTGAATGGCAAAGTCCAGTCCCTTTTCTGCCACCTGCGAGAATTCAGCAATCAAATCCAGCTGTTTCTGCAATGCCAGTGCCTGATAA
This window of the Gimesia fumaroli genome carries:
- a CDS encoding TolC family protein, whose product is MVRSKHDGYVFQVKTFGKAVVAGSLLVTGCSMNPFITKKEIAQPKSLVANSKIEKPEISSEGDTEFKSISTASHNTSASDIEKTESVKLVDAEEQLYPTPLEPIQAPAAGDQPVLTGGMSLQDLESIALANNPAIQELAATTQKAAGYREQVTTRPNPTVGYQGQQLADRGTDQHLAFIEREFVTANKLELNNRVLNATLSAQLQELESQRFRVRTDIQIRFYQALALQKQLDLIAEFSQVAEKGLDFAIQRREAGEGTRVDVLQSKILKSEVHLTQRQTRAKLAAVWREIAAISGIPELEYTKLEGTLPTKIDVVDWEGLATHIVTSSPEYAAAHDRISRAFAGLERQEVQPIPNMTALLGAGVDYGTNSGMLNLQVGVPLPISNKNQGNISAAQAEICRAQMEALRIKNAIEERLAVVSREYDTATAAIDLYSTNILPSAKESLDIANQAYQAGEVGFVQILLARKTFFDTNLKFVDAQSQLAAAQSKIDGFLLTGALKSVRDDSGDASLRDQTFSQQ
- a CDS encoding carboxypeptidase regulatory-like domain-containing protein encodes the protein MISSNFIEYAWWLSGLLLTLSIKVVLLAAFVWVGLAVGRVQSATWRHRAWLFCLGAMLVMPFLSVLAPAIPVPGLPLLAWTASTETSFPLPSEPIPNPPATTTPIKSHVNTRSLAVPTSELQPSPTAPVSLQPSSYPREVRQSSDTLTQAVQPQTRTVTASLLPSGFDLLVVILTVIYLTVSTALAIRLACSIGYCLRLVRRSQPVKLPEEVQHLVASAQVVQSAEVSVPLCQGIVNSTIILLEDWETWDRSLLAMVLSHEAEHIRRHDPLVSFLAAIGTIFYWFHPVSWKLQRTLSDLAEHACDDAVISTSGERTDYARILLEMSSRVTSAGRRFQQLGVSMARKAEIEDRIERVIDTSRPLSQRIGLKASTMLLFLIAGISIVTAGLTIASTAQALAEEKAPSQQAKQQVTGTVLTPANQPVKNAEVRLMTYDKSKSNYDHRTTRTDDQGKFHFDQVLPGNHRIAAYWKKMASRQQRFKGQRVNSGDEVELKLTPASTLEVQVLKESDGRPVPDARVHFPWFDLQRDHPTNAEGTAVVNGLTPEEWTFEVLAKGFEKNTQTINLAGQDTTRVTVKLKPGFTLYGTVRDETGSPVPGAGISARVPGDHTNRAGGYTKTDAKGQYRIESLPLQGLNLLVRKDGYARISPKVETIARPMGERKYDITLPKRKTGGSIRGTITDSEGNPITGARLVNMGQSSDQTRKTTTDAKGKYQLDDLYHSLGRYRVYVQADGFAPLKLQVTPGTQKSPATYDITMKLGRMITGKVIGPDGKPLSGVSVSYAGPDGHDLHLRRATKTDAQGEFTLDSLSKVAPLTFNLSGYSTISDRDFPADQNKPLVVTMKSEGILRGKVVDAQSGKPVTDFKVQITFSPERRPSDPQGTLSGVRVMNGERIVNARGDFELRKFVQGMPLQVTIQAEGYQKEVHVRVLARAESDAKVEEYRLTPVDPAMLHTFAGKVVNADGKPVPGVQLRLIAASKRRTGGRNEFPFNWAMVQNGQLKSNAQVSQFLSATTNAEGRFEFKDVNSSPDIELAYWGGGVAQGRLPGLERFDKKQRANIVLKTQATGSLRGQVNRQRFKGISRIMLRGEGTYYNATISADGKTYEIKDVSPGNYQIQIYGAELDRVIGGRNYRNSDVVFRQPVKISAGEQQTADLDTKVPPPIQGTPTEMTREPKPTPPPLGGQPVPKDQIRLAGQVMTPDGKGIPGARLWLPATVNKDFTEVKADDQGRFSILVPRKVVAEDKAFFVGILWSYAPGHQIGSANVYQQLREKIGDPVALVLGPATNTAIVVKDIEGKPIAGVRVDPFHYKTSRAYEIVPEPIRLLIGGRTDEQGNIMLPACDRRLLHSLLSTGEGYGKQQTRLPGADQSPGIVPIVLEPTGRVQGTLTAESSVDFSGVSVFIDSESRDIHSSKGTASLTADASGQFTIPELAEGRYRVYARFPDDKVKLRAVIPDAIEVVAGKTTRLTIPFKPTITARGIVQTKDEKTPISGAWISVRQGGRLNSQRAFSDKDGIYTAELLPGESVRIQLISKPRDYSQWTQVGGISETSEIPAGATEFQLSTIELVPTFPQKGKLIDAYDRPVEGAMIMTVDSGRIYSRGKSDVEGKFTLHVPRGFQAEEYSIDFGNRPPYRVNAKVVSKSPLLLQLP
- a CDS encoding BlaI/MecI/CopY family transcriptional regulator, encoding MSSKEKPPLSDLENKVMSIVWNLQEATADQVRQQLESSQTLKDSTVRTILRRLEKKGYVSHRIDGRTYIYAPRERSQNVAADAVRSIIERFCGGSIEALLVGMVDREVISPEKLEELAAKIAQQEKHTSPRRPEKSDPK